ATGGCGACGCGATGGAGTATTTTCGAAGTAGTCGCCCTTTAGATGTTAGATCATTGCAACGTGTACCCATGATGGTTGACCAAAGTGTCGAATTACGCATGACTTATCCAATATTCCTGCTTAATAACCACAATGAGCTAGTGGTTAAATATCGCGACGGCGGTAGTGGTAACGGCAACGAAATTTACAATATTTATAACACTGAGACTAAACAGTGGCGCCGCTTACACCGCAACCAATTTTTAGATGGTGAAGGTAAAATGAGCGGTTACTTTGAAGGGCCGATCCGCGATGCTAATGGTCGTTTTCATTTAATCTGGGTATGGCGTAATACCCCTAATGCCGCGACTAATCATAGTTTGTCTTACGCAATGAGTGATGATTTGATCCATTGGCAAGACTCTAATGGTAAGCCTATTGCATTACCTTTAACTTTAGATAAAACAGAAGTGGTTGATCCCGTTCCCGCATTTGGTGGCATGATCAATGGTAATGTTAAGCTAGGTTTTGACCATAACAACCAACCCGTGATTGTTTATCATAAATATGATCAGCAAGGCTTCACGCAAATTTACTTGGCTCGAAAATCAGGTAAAACTTGGCAAAGCCACAAGATCAGTCAATGGCAAGGTTTTCGCTGGGACTTTAGTGGCCATGGTTCGTTAGGGCGTTTTCAAGTTAAACCTTATGCGCCTGTTGCCATTGATAATAATCAGCTAGCCATCACTGTACGTCGTTTAGATTCCGTTAAACGTTTTATTGTTAATGGCGACACACTTGAAACCATTCGCGTTGAGAATGGTTCGCTGTACCCACCAGAAATTTTAGCTAAAACGCAAGTTGCCAACCAACACTTGTTGCAAGCCAATACGTTAGCGTTGGAACATCACGTATTTGTCGGAAAAGGCGATTTGAGCCCGAGCGGTGGTCAATATTATTTATCTTGGTATAGCCAACCCGGAAATCGTGACAGAGCTCATGCTGTGATTTCACCAGCGAGTGTGTTGTCGCTGCATGAAGTGAAACAATAGTAAAGGTCGCTATTGTTTGGTTTGTCAGACAATGTCTTGCCAAAGTCCGCTGTAAGTTTGCGGACTTGTACTAAGAAAATATTAATCATTTACAACCAGACTTTTTATAGGCTGCCTAACTGGCGGCTTATCCTCCCTCAATTGCAGTAAAGGTAAAATTATGAAACGACTTATCCCCGTGCTAAAGCAAGACGGAGTCTCAATTGATTTAATTATGTTGATCCGTACGGTATTAGCTGCATCAAAAGAGATCTCTTTTCGTGTCAGTCAAGGCGCTTTAGCCGGTGTGCTAGGTTCAACACTTGATGAAAACATCCAAGGAGAAGTACAAAAGAAATTAGATGTGTTGGCCAATCAGTTAATAAAAGACATGTTATTGGCTGATGATTCTGTACGTGCTATTGCCTCGGAAGAAGAAGACCACGTGGTTGGCGGCAACCCGCAAGGTCAATATATAGTAGCGTTTGATCCATTAGACGGTTCTTCCAATATCGATATTAATGGTCAAATAGGCACTATTTTTACCATATATAAAGCCCGAGATGATGTGCCGCATGACAGCGATTTACAGTTTTCACAAAAAGGCGCTGATCAGCTTTGTGCCGGTTATGTTTTGTATGGCGCCTCTACTTTATTGGTTATGTCTACCGGTGGTCCTACTCGTTGCTTTACCTTAGACCAAACTCACGGCGGTTATTTACTGACGCAACAGACTATGAGGGTTCCAGAAAAAAGAAATGAATTTGCTGCCAATATGGCAAACTATCGATACTGGAATGATGCCAACCGTCAGTTTTTTGCGGATGTTACCCATCAAGATGAAAAGTATGACAAGTCATCAATGCGCTGGAACGCAGCTATGGTCGGTGATGTCCATCGCGTTTTAAGCCGCGGCGGTGTATTTATCTACCCAGGAGATAAACGAGCAGGGGTTGAAAATGGTAAAATCCGTTTATTGTATGAAGCAAATCCACTGGCCATGCTGGTCGAAAATGCCGGCGGACTTGCACTGTCCAATGGTCAATCTATATTGCAGATAGCGCCGACGTCTTTGCATCAAAGAGTGCCAATTGCTATGGGCTCTAAGTTGAATGTTGAGCTATACACAGCAGCGACCACTTAGCATGATTAATATCAATTGTCGGGCCGAATTTATTTCGGCTAGCACAAGATTTGGCGATGTAAAATCGCCCCTGCAATCACCTATATTACAAAAAGAAAGTTTTATTGTAGGGCTGGCTTTATGCCAGCTAACACAAGGTTTGTCGATGTAAAATCGACTCTGCAATCACCTATATTTCAATAAGAATGTTTTATTGTAGGGCAGGCTTTATGCCAGCTAGCACAAGGTTTGTCGATGTAAAATCAACCCTACAAGTTAGCAAATGGATATAAATTTAACCCTTCATAACTTGAAAGTTGAAGTACTTGCTAGATCATCCTGTGCACTGACCTCAAGCTCCCAACAAATTAAACTCCATACAAGAATGCGAAATTCATATTAACAGGGTTGGCTTAAATGGCAGATTTTGAGCGTTTTGTTCGTTAACCTTGTTATCCAACCTGAATATCTTCAATTGTTACCCTGAACCATAATGGTACTAAGCTGTTCCAGTCATAAAATGGAAAACAAACGTCTTTATTTATCAATATAAGAAGGTATCAGTCAAAATTATTCTAACTATAATAAAACCAATCACTTATCGATATAAGCCTGGAATTTAGTTTTAAATCCTTAAATATCTATTTAAATCAGTAGTTTATACTGGTTGTTTAATATGTGTTTTTATTTTGTTATATCATTTTTTTCATTTTGTGTGATTGGTATTGATTAATTGTGCTTGACTGTGTTTGTTTGGGCGTTACTATTAGGGCATTATTTAATCGTAAATCGTTATATTTCATTTTAAACACAGATTGTTGTTAGACATCACGAGTTGGAGAAGAAGGCCAATGCCTATTAAAAAAGATGAATTTATCCATGTTGATTACAACTGGGATGATGCTG
This genomic window from Saccharobesus litoralis contains:
- a CDS encoding class 1 fructose-bisphosphatase, with protein sequence MKRLIPVLKQDGVSIDLIMLIRTVLAASKEISFRVSQGALAGVLGSTLDENIQGEVQKKLDVLANQLIKDMLLADDSVRAIASEEEDHVVGGNPQGQYIVAFDPLDGSSNIDINGQIGTIFTIYKARDDVPHDSDLQFSQKGADQLCAGYVLYGASTLLVMSTGGPTRCFTLDQTHGGYLLTQQTMRVPEKRNEFAANMANYRYWNDANRQFFADVTHQDEKYDKSSMRWNAAMVGDVHRVLSRGGVFIYPGDKRAGVENGKIRLLYEANPLAMLVENAGGLALSNGQSILQIAPTSLHQRVPIAMGSKLNVELYTAATT
- a CDS encoding BNR repeat-containing protein, coding for MDFVWSGHRIKPYLLTKGNNQFVAYFDANRQMTIAQREIGRPWRYYKVDSWLGWDSHNYVTLELDKAGHIHVMGNMHGDAMEYFRSSRPLDVRSLQRVPMMVDQSVELRMTYPIFLLNNHNELVVKYRDGGSGNGNEIYNIYNTETKQWRRLHRNQFLDGEGKMSGYFEGPIRDANGRFHLIWVWRNTPNAATNHSLSYAMSDDLIHWQDSNGKPIALPLTLDKTEVVDPVPAFGGMINGNVKLGFDHNNQPVIVYHKYDQQGFTQIYLARKSGKTWQSHKISQWQGFRWDFSGHGSLGRFQVKPYAPVAIDNNQLAITVRRLDSVKRFIVNGDTLETIRVENGSLYPPEILAKTQVANQHLLQANTLALEHHVFVGKGDLSPSGGQYYLSWYSQPGNRDRAHAVISPASVLSLHEVKQ